One window of the Armatimonadota bacterium genome contains the following:
- a CDS encoding Hsp20/alpha crystallin family protein, translating into MARKELEDWFWQVDSSLKKLADAVAQSSALNANSRCWAPRVDLVELSDRFEIRAELAGVSQSAVQVLYLPDRHTVLIRGVRDHVAAESEPIFYGAFSREIQLPDAPVEADAISSQLGNGVLCVTVPKARVRVAHTRITVRKV; encoded by the coding sequence ATGGCGCGCAAAGAACTCGAGGATTGGTTCTGGCAAGTCGATTCGAGCCTCAAGAAGCTCGCCGATGCGGTGGCGCAGTCGTCCGCGCTGAACGCGAACAGCCGCTGCTGGGCGCCGAGGGTTGACCTTGTCGAGCTGTCCGACCGCTTCGAGATTCGCGCCGAACTCGCCGGCGTTTCCCAGAGCGCGGTGCAGGTCCTCTACCTTCCCGACCGGCACACCGTCTTGATTCGGGGAGTGCGCGACCATGTGGCTGCGGAATCGGAGCCGATATTCTATGGCGCGTTTTCACGGGAGATCCAGTTGCCCGATGCTCCCGTCGAGGCCGACGCCATCTCCTCCCAATTGGGAAACGGCGTGCTCTGCGTGACCGTGCCCAAAGCGCGCGTACGAGTGGCCCATACTCGGATCACCGTTAGAAAAGTGTAA